The sequence AGCGAAAAAGTAATGGAACATTTCCGGAATCCCCGAAACGCGGGAGAAATAAAAAATCCCGATGGCGTCGGCCATGTAGGCAGTTCTGTATGCGGAGATGTAATGGAGCTTTACATCAAGGTGAAAGATAATGTTATTACAGACGTAAAGTTTAAGACGTTTGGCTGCGGGGCAGCCATAGCGACAAGCTCTATGATTACTGAATTGGTAAAGGGCAAGAGGGTGAACGAAGCGCTGAAAATATCCAACCGGGCGGTAGCCGAGGCCCTGGGCGGGCTTCCTCC comes from Candidatus Omnitrophota bacterium and encodes:
- the nifU gene encoding Fe-S cluster assembly scaffold protein NifU yields the protein MQNYSEKVMEHFRNPRNAGEIKNPDGVGHVGSSVCGDVMELYIKVKDNVITDVKFKTFGCGAAIATSSMITELVKGKRVNEALKISNRAVAEALGGLPPAKMHCSVLAEEALKSAVEDYHKRSF